The Leifsonia poae region TCGCCACCGATCGGAGCGCGGCGTTCGGTGTCGCATCCACGGGGAGCCCACCGAGGGCGTCGACCACGGCCCGGAGACCACGGTCCATGTTCTCGCCGTGGTCTCCGTCGCCGATCTCGCGGTCGAGGGTGTTGAGATCGTGCTTGTTGCGGGCGACGACATCCGCCGCCGCCGCCATCCAGGCCGTGACCCAAGTCGTGTTCAGCGTCATCCGCCGTCCTCCCGTTGTTCGATGTTCCCGGGGCTACCGGGTGTTCAGAGACCCCACCGCAGTGCGGCGGTGTGAACGGGCGCGTCCCAGAGGGCCGTGAGCTCGTCATCCAGTTTCAGCACGGAGATCGACGCGCCCTGCATCTCCAGCGAGGTCACCAGGCTGCCGACCAGCGACCGGCCGAGGATGATGCCGCGCTCATCGAGAATCTCCGCCGCGCGCCGGAACACGATGTAGAGCTCCGACAGCGGCGTGCCTCCCATGCCGTTGACGAAGAGCAGCACGGTGTCCCCCGAGGCGAAGGGCAGATCGTCGAGGATCGCGGCCATCAATCGGTCGACAAGCTGGTCGACCGGTTCCAGTTTGATCCGCTCACGACCCGGTTCGCCGTGGATGCCCACACCGAACTCGACCTCGTCGTCGCCGATGTCGAATCCCGGCTCACCGGCGTGCGGCACGGTTCCGGCAGTGAGCGCCAGACCCATCGAACGCACATTGGCGTTGACCTTCTCCGCCACCGCGGTCACCGCATCGAGGTCATCGCCGCGATCGGCCGCCGCGCCCGCGATCTTCTCCACCAGCACCGTTCCCGCCACCCCGCGCCGACCGGCCGTGTAGAGCGAATCCTGCACGGCGACGTCGTCATTCGTCACGACGGAGCGCACGCTGATGCCCTCGGCTGCCACGAGATCGGCGGCCGTCTCGAAATTCAGCACGTCGCCGGTGTAGTTCTTCACGATGTGCAGCACGCCCGCGCCGCCATCGGCGGCCTTGGTGGCCTCGACGATCGGCATCGGCGTCGGCGAGGTGAACACCGGCCCGGGAACGGCGGCGTCGAGCATCCCCCGACCGACGAAACCGGCATGCAGGGGTTCGTGACCGCTGCCACCTCCGCTGACGAGGCCGACTTTGCCCGGCACCGGACCATCGGCCCGCGACACGAAATCAGGATCATGCGACACCGTGACGATGTCGGCATGAGCTCGGGCGAACCCGTCGAGAGACTCGCTCACGACGTCTGTGACGCCGTTGATGAGCTTCTTCATCGAAACCCTTCCTTTCACTTCTGTCAGTGCGTCGCCGCCACCCACTCATCGAGCTTCGCGGCCGCAGCCCCGGAGTCGATCGCCTGGGCGGCGACCGCCATTGTCGAACGGAACCGATCCAGGATGGCTTCCTGAACCCTCGACGGGTCGGACGCGAGCTCGTATGCCACGAGTCCGGCCGCCGCGTTGAGTAACACGATGTCGCGCACGGGACCTTCTTCGCCCGCCAGCACGGCACGCACGACGCTCGCGTTGTACGCGGCGTCCTTTCCGAGCAGATCGTCCATCTTCGCGCGCGGGATGCCGAGGTCGCGCGGATCGATGTCGTGCTCGGTGACCAGCCCGCGGGAGACCTCCCAGACGTGGCTGTGACCGGTGGTGGAGAGCTCGTCGAGCCCATCGTCACCCCGGAAGACGAGAGCGGTCGCGCCCCGCGTTTGGAAGACGCCGACGAACAGCGGCACCCGGTCGAGCGTCGCCACGCCGACGGCCGAGGCCTCCGGGCGCGCGGGGTTGCAGAGCGGTCCGAGGTAGTTGAAGACGGTCGGAACGCCGAGCTGGGCGCGCACCGGGGCGGCGTTGGCGAATCCCGGGTGGAACGCCGAGGCGAACGCGAAGGTGATCCCGGCCCGCTGAAGCACCTCCGCCACCTTCTCGGGTGGAAGGGCGAGGTCGATGCCGAGCTCGGCCAAGACATCCGAGGAGCCCGACGAGGAGCTCGCGGCGCGATTGCCGTGCTTGATCACGGGTACGCCCGTGGCCGCCGCGACGATGGATGCGGTGGTCGAGATGTTCACGGTGCCGAACCGGTCCCCCCCGGTTCCGACGATGTCGAGCGCCATCGGGTCCACGGGCAGGGGAACAGCGTGGTCGAGGATCGCGTCGCGGAAACCGACGATCTCGTCCACCGTCTCGCCCTTGGCGCGCAGGGCGATGAGGAACGCCGCGAGCTGAGCCTGGGTGGCCTCTCCGGTCATGACCTGGTCCATCGCCCATGCCGCGTCGGCGACACTCAGATCCTCCCGCTCCAGCAATGCGGTGAGAATCGACGACCAGGACTGCATTTCCGACATAGTGCGATCCTACTGAGCCCGCGCGCTCGCTGCGTTCCGACGGGGTAAAAGTCGCGACTAAGGGCAGCCTTACCCGACAAATACCGCATTCCGGCCTGTCGGATGAGAAAACCACGGCTTCTTTTCAGCCATAATGGTTACCGTGACGAGCACCTCAATATCTCCTACGGCGAGTGCGCCTTCCATCAACCGGCCCAATGTGGTGGCCGTCGGCACCATTGTCTGGCTGGGCAGTGAGGTCATGTTCTTCGCGGGTCTCTTCGCGATCTACTTCACCCTCCGCTCCACGTCCCCCGGACTCTGGGCAGCGGAGACCGCGCACTTGAACGTTCCGTACTCCCTCACGAACACGATCATCCTTGTGTCGAGTTCGTTCACCTGCCAGGCCGGCGTCTTCGCGGCGGAGCGGCTCCAGCCGCGCGCCACGGGCTGGAGCCCGCGCAAATGGGGAATGGTCGAGTGGTTCACACTCACATACGCGCTCGGCGCGATCTTCGTCTCCGGCCAGATCCTCGAGTACGCCACGCTCGTCTCCGAGGGCATCTCGCTGAGCTCCAACGCCTACGGTTCGGCGTTCTACCTCACCACCGGATTCCACGGTCTCCACGTCACGGGCGGCCTCATCGCCTTCCTTCTCGTCATCGGTCGAGCCTTCGCTGTGAAGACCTTCGGCCATAAAGAGGCGACGAGCGCGATCGTCGTCTCGTACTACTGGCACTTCGTCGACGTCGTCTGGATCGGGCTCTTCCTGGTCATCTACGTTCTCAAATAGGAATCAGGAGCAGACCTCACTACCATGCGCGCGAATACACGCACCACGACGAAGTCCCCCCGCAAGGGCGGACGTCGTCACCCTCTCGCCACGGTCGCTCTGATCGCGATCGGCCTCGGCCTCACCGGCGGCGCCTACGCGGCGTTCAACACGTCGACCGCCTCGGCCGAACCGCAGTCCGCCGCGTCGACGCAAGAATCCGTCGACCAGGGCAAGAAGCTCTTCCAGTCGAACTGCGCCACCTGCCACGGCCTCCAGGCCGCCGGAACGACGAACGGGCCGAGCCTGATCGGCGTCGGCGCCGCCGCGGTCGACTTCCAGGTCGGCACCGGCCGTATGCCGATGGCCATGCAGGGCCCGCAGGCCCCGGAGAAGCCCGTCCAGTTCACAGACGCGCAGATCAAGGCCCTCGCCGACTACGTCGCCTCGCTGGCCCCCGGCCCCTCGATCCCCGAACAGAAGTGGCTGAACGGCGACGGCAACGCCGCAACGGGCGGCGAACTCTTCCGCGTCAACTGCGCCATGTGCCACAACGTCGCCGGCGCCGGTGGCGCGCTGACCGAAGGCAAGTACGCTCCCTCGCTCAACGGTGTCAGCGCCGCACACATCTATGAGGCCATGATCACCGGCCCGCAGAACATGCCGGTGTTCAACGACATGAACATCTCGCCGCAAGGCAAGGCAGACATCATCACGTACCTCAAGTACATCCAGAACAACCCGTCGCCGGGTGGTTTCGAGCTCGGATCGCTCGGCCCGGTGGCCGAGGGTCTGTTCCTGTGGATCTTCGGTCTCGGTGCCATCGTCGCGCTGACCGTGTGGATCACGGCGAAATCGAACTAGACGGTACTTGAGACATGGCACAGCGTATGAAGGAGAACAATGGCACAGGACGATAACAGCGGTCACGAGCTGACCACTGCCAGCTCGTCAGCCGTCGACGTCCACCGGACAGGCGATCCGGGAACGGCGGTGATCATCCGCGACACGGTCGAGAACCCCGGGTTCCCGCCGCACCGTCCGCGGGTCACCGACCTCGACCCGAAGAAAGAGCGCCGGGCCGAGCGAACGGTCTACACGCTGTTCTACCTCTCGATCGTCGGAAGCGTCTGGGCCGTCGCCGCCTACATGGCGTTCCCCATCAACGACAACGACCCCGGTTCGGTCCGCCTGAACAACCTGTTCATCGGTCTCGGCATCGCCCTGGCGCTGCTCGCCATCGGCATCGGCGCCGTGCACTGGGGCAAGGCACTCATGCACGAGAAGGAGGGCGTCGACCTCCGCCACCCCGTGCGTGGTTCGGAGAGCTCCACCGAGCGCGCCGTCGAGATCTTCCGGCAGGCCGACGAAGAGTCGGGCTTCAGCCGTCGCACTCTGGTTCGGAACAGCCTCATCGGCGCACTGATCGCGTTCCCGCTGCCCGCCGTCGTCCTGTTCCGCGGCCTCGCGCCCGAGAACGCCGACCCGGTCGTCCTGCTGTCGCACACCATGTGGGCGAAGGGCACCCGGCTCACCCGTGACCCGTCCGGCACGCCGATCAAGGCGTCCGACGTCACCCTGGGATCCGCGTTCCACGTGATTCCGGAGGGGCTCAACGAGAAGGAAGACCGTCTCGAGGAGAAAGCGAAGGCCGCCGTTCTGCTCATGCGCCTCAAGCCGGAAGACCTCCACGTCTCCAAGGGCCGCGAGAACTGGAACTACGACGGCATCGTCGCCTATTCCAAGATCTGCACGCACGTCGGATGCCCGGTGGCGCTCTACGAACAGCAGACCCACCACCTCCTGTGCCCGTGCCACCAGTCGCAGTTCGACATCACGCACGAGGCCGAGGTCATCTTCGGTCCTGCAAAGCGTCCGCTGCCGCAGCTGCCGATCACCGTGGATGCCGAAGGCTACCTCGTCGCGCGCAGCGACTTCACCGAGCCTGTCGGCCCGAGCTTCTGGGAGCGTCATTGAGTACCACAACCGCCGCGCCTCCCGCGGCACCCGCCGAGGTCAAGAAGGGCGGCTTCACCGCCGCCGCCGCGAACTATATCGAAGACCGCACGAGCATCTCGGGCGCCGTCAAGGAGTTCGGTCGCAAGATCTTCCCCGACCACTGGTCGTTCCTGCTCGGTGAGGTCGCGCTCTACAGCTTCATCGTCATCCTGCTCACGGGAACGTTCCTGACGTTCTTCTTCCAGGCATCGATGGCCGAGGTCGTTTACCACGGCTCCTACGTCCCCCTCAAGGGCGTGGAGATGTCGGCGGCCATGTCGAGCACGCTCAACATCTCGTTCGAGATCCGCGGCGGTCTGCTCATGCGGCAGATCCACCACTGGGCGGCGCTGCTCTTCGTCGCGGCCATCGGCCTGCACATGCTGCGCATCTTCTTCACCGGCGCCTTCCGCAAGCCGCGCGAGCTGAACTGGGTGATCGGCTTCGTGCTGTTCATTCTGGCGATGGCCGAAGGCTTCACGGGATACTCCCTCCCGGACGACCTGCTCTCGGGCAACGGCCTCCGCATCATCGACGGCATGGTCAAGGGCATCCCGGTGATCGGAACGTGGACCTCGTTCCTGATCTTCGGCGGCGAGTTCCCGGGAACGGCGATCGTCGGGCGTCTCTACACCCTGCACATCCTGTTGCTACCGGCGCTGGTGCTCGCCTTCATCGCACTACACCTGATGTTCGTGGTGATCCACAAGCACACGCAGTACGCCGCCCCGGGCCGCACCCAGGCCAACGTCGTCGGCTACCCGGTCCTGCCGGTGTACGCCGCGAAGGCCGGTGGCTTTTTCTTCATCGTGTTCGGTGTCCTCGCGCTCATCGCGTCGCTGTTCACCATCAACCCGATCTGGAACTATGGTCCGTACGACCCCTCACCGGTCTCCGCCGGCACACAACCCGACTGGTACATCGGCTTCGCCGACGGCGCTCTGCGTCTGATCCCGCCGGGCTGGGAGTTCGTCTGGCTCGACCGCACCTGGTCGTTCAACATCATCGTTCCACTCGTCGTGCTCGGTGCGTTCATCGTCACGGTGATGTTCTACCCCTTCATCGAGGGTTGGATCACCGGCGACAAGCGCGAGCACCACATCCTGGACCGTCCGCGCAATGCGGCCACACGCACCGCGATCGGTGCGGCGGGGGTCACGTTCTACGCCGGTCTCTGGTCGGCGGCGAGCTCGGACATCATCGCCACGCACTTCAAGCTGACGATGGAGGGTGTGATCCACTCCATCCAGGCGATCGTCATCATCGGGCCGTTCATCGCGTACTTCCTCACCAAGCGCATCTGTATCGCGCTGCAGAAGAAGGACCGCAGCATCGCCTTGCACGGCTACGAGTCCGGCCGCATCGTGAAGCTCCCGGGTGGCGAGTTCATCGAGGTGCATGAGCAGCTCGACGAGTACGAGCGCTGGCGACTGGTGAGTTTCGACACCTATGAACCGCTGATGCTCCGTCCGAACAGCAAGGGCAAGATCACCTTCGGCAACCGCTTGCGGGCGGGGATCTCTCGCTGGTTCTTCGAAGACCGCATCCTGCCCCCGACCAAGGGCGAACTCGAATCCGGCCACGGCCACCACTGATCGAGCAGCCGCTGCGAAAGCGCCGGTACGCATCTGCGTGCCGGCGCTTTGGCGTGAAAGGACCAGGATGACCGTCCCACCTCCCCCGAGCGCCGAGCCCGACACCCTTGCCTCGTGGCTTCGCTGCCCGGTGTGCGCCGAGCCGCTCGAAGCCGTGGAGCGTCTCGCCCTGGGGTGCACCACAGGGCACCGCTTCGACGTCAACAAGCGGGGCTATGTCACCCTCCTGCCGGGTGGCACGAAGTTCATCGGAGATAGCACGGCGATGCTCGACGCTCGCGACACCGTGCTGGAGGGGGGCGTGTTCGCCCCCGTTGCCGCGGCTATCGCCTCCGCCGCACGAGGACAGCGCATCGTCGATGCCGGCGCCGGAACCGGCTACTACCTCCGCGCGACGATGGGCGCGCATCTCGGATCCCGCGGACTCGCCCTCGACCTCTCCCCCGCCGCTGTCGCCCGCGCCGTCCGATCCTCGCCCTCGATCGTCGGCGTCGTCGCCGACACCTGGCGACCCCTCCCCGTGCGCACCGGATGCTGCGACACGGTGCTCGACGTGTTCGCTCCCCGAAACCTCCCCGAGTTCCACCGCATTCTGCGCCGCGACGGACGTCTGGTCGTCGTGGTCCCTCGGCCCGACCATCTCATCGAGCTGAGGGCCGACGGTGGCATGCTCGACGTCCCGGCCGACAAGGCGGAAGACGTGATCGTGTCTGCACAGCCTCTGTTCAGCCTTCTGGAGCGAGAACACCTCACACACCAGCTCTGGCTTGATACGGCAATTCGGAGCGCCCTGGTGGCGATGGGGCCCTCCGCGCATCACGCGATGGACACCTCGGTTTCGGCTACGAGCGCCACCGTCTCGGTCGACGTGCTGGTCTTCCAAGCCGCGGCCGCCTAGCAGCAGGGAACGAAGAAGAGCGCCACCCCCCGAAGCGGGGAGTGGCGCTCTTCTTCGTTGCGGTGCCTCAGCGGGCGAAGTATCCGCGGTAGTACTCGTAGGTCCAGCCGACCAGGCAGATCAGGGCGAAGGCCACGCCGATGAAGCAGAGCCAGAACCCCACCGCGAGGCCGACCATCACCAGACCAGCGGCGAAGGCCAGCGAGACCGGCCACCAGCTCCACGGGCTGAAGTGACCGAGTTCGGGATCGCCGTCGTCGATGTTGGCGTCGAGGCGGTCCTCCGGGAGCTCACCGCCCTGCGAGGCGTGCGAGCGGCCGACATAGAAGGCGATGAATCCGGCGAGGATCGCGCTCAGCGTGAGCGCGACCGTTCCGACCCATTCC contains the following coding sequences:
- the dhaK gene encoding dihydroxyacetone kinase subunit DhaK — its product is MKKLINGVTDVVSESLDGFARAHADIVTVSHDPDFVSRADGPVPGKVGLVSGGGSGHEPLHAGFVGRGMLDAAVPGPVFTSPTPMPIVEATKAADGGAGVLHIVKNYTGDVLNFETAADLVAAEGISVRSVVTNDDVAVQDSLYTAGRRGVAGTVLVEKIAGAAADRGDDLDAVTAVAEKVNANVRSMGLALTAGTVPHAGEPGFDIGDDEVEFGVGIHGEPGRERIKLEPVDQLVDRLMAAILDDLPFASGDTVLLFVNGMGGTPLSELYIVFRRAAEILDERGIILGRSLVGSLVTSLEMQGASISVLKLDDELTALWDAPVHTAALRWGL
- the trpD gene encoding anthranilate phosphoribosyltransferase, encoding MSEMQSWSSILTALLEREDLSVADAAWAMDQVMTGEATQAQLAAFLIALRAKGETVDEIVGFRDAILDHAVPLPVDPMALDIVGTGGDRFGTVNISTTASIVAAATGVPVIKHGNRAASSSSGSSDVLAELGIDLALPPEKVAEVLQRAGITFAFASAFHPGFANAAPVRAQLGVPTVFNYLGPLCNPARPEASAVGVATLDRVPLFVGVFQTRGATALVFRGDDGLDELSTTGHSHVWEVSRGLVTEHDIDPRDLGIPRAKMDDLLGKDAAYNASVVRAVLAGEEGPVRDIVLLNAAAGLVAYELASDPSRVQEAILDRFRSTMAVAAQAIDSGAAAAKLDEWVAATH
- the ctaE gene encoding aa3-type cytochrome oxidase subunit III, encoding MVTVTSTSISPTASAPSINRPNVVAVGTIVWLGSEVMFFAGLFAIYFTLRSTSPGLWAAETAHLNVPYSLTNTIILVSSSFTCQAGVFAAERLQPRATGWSPRKWGMVEWFTLTYALGAIFVSGQILEYATLVSEGISLSSNAYGSAFYLTTGFHGLHVTGGLIAFLLVIGRAFAVKTFGHKEATSAIVVSYYWHFVDVVWIGLFLVIYVLK
- the qcrC gene encoding cytochrome bc1 complex diheme cytochrome c subunit codes for the protein MRANTRTTTKSPRKGGRRHPLATVALIAIGLGLTGGAYAAFNTSTASAEPQSAASTQESVDQGKKLFQSNCATCHGLQAAGTTNGPSLIGVGAAAVDFQVGTGRMPMAMQGPQAPEKPVQFTDAQIKALADYVASLAPGPSIPEQKWLNGDGNAATGGELFRVNCAMCHNVAGAGGALTEGKYAPSLNGVSAAHIYEAMITGPQNMPVFNDMNISPQGKADIITYLKYIQNNPSPGGFELGSLGPVAEGLFLWIFGLGAIVALTVWITAKSN
- the qcrA gene encoding cytochrome bc1 complex Rieske iron-sulfur subunit, which produces MAQDDNSGHELTTASSSAVDVHRTGDPGTAVIIRDTVENPGFPPHRPRVTDLDPKKERRAERTVYTLFYLSIVGSVWAVAAYMAFPINDNDPGSVRLNNLFIGLGIALALLAIGIGAVHWGKALMHEKEGVDLRHPVRGSESSTERAVEIFRQADEESGFSRRTLVRNSLIGALIAFPLPAVVLFRGLAPENADPVVLLSHTMWAKGTRLTRDPSGTPIKASDVTLGSAFHVIPEGLNEKEDRLEEKAKAAVLLMRLKPEDLHVSKGRENWNYDGIVAYSKICTHVGCPVALYEQQTHHLLCPCHQSQFDITHEAEVIFGPAKRPLPQLPITVDAEGYLVARSDFTEPVGPSFWERH
- the qcrB gene encoding cytochrome bc1 complex cytochrome b subunit, whose protein sequence is MSTTTAAPPAAPAEVKKGGFTAAAANYIEDRTSISGAVKEFGRKIFPDHWSFLLGEVALYSFIVILLTGTFLTFFFQASMAEVVYHGSYVPLKGVEMSAAMSSTLNISFEIRGGLLMRQIHHWAALLFVAAIGLHMLRIFFTGAFRKPRELNWVIGFVLFILAMAEGFTGYSLPDDLLSGNGLRIIDGMVKGIPVIGTWTSFLIFGGEFPGTAIVGRLYTLHILLLPALVLAFIALHLMFVVIHKHTQYAAPGRTQANVVGYPVLPVYAAKAGGFFFIVFGVLALIASLFTINPIWNYGPYDPSPVSAGTQPDWYIGFADGALRLIPPGWEFVWLDRTWSFNIIVPLVVLGAFIVTVMFYPFIEGWITGDKREHHILDRPRNAATRTAIGAAGVTFYAGLWSAASSDIIATHFKLTMEGVIHSIQAIVIIGPFIAYFLTKRICIALQKKDRSIALHGYESGRIVKLPGGEFIEVHEQLDEYERWRLVSFDTYEPLMLRPNSKGKITFGNRLRAGISRWFFEDRILPPTKGELESGHGHH
- a CDS encoding putative RNA methyltransferase, with the protein product MTVPPPPSAEPDTLASWLRCPVCAEPLEAVERLALGCTTGHRFDVNKRGYVTLLPGGTKFIGDSTAMLDARDTVLEGGVFAPVAAAIASAARGQRIVDAGAGTGYYLRATMGAHLGSRGLALDLSPAAVARAVRSSPSIVGVVADTWRPLPVRTGCCDTVLDVFAPRNLPEFHRILRRDGRLVVVVPRPDHLIELRADGGMLDVPADKAEDVIVSAQPLFSLLEREHLTHQLWLDTAIRSALVAMGPSAHHAMDTSVSATSATVSVDVLVFQAAAA
- a CDS encoding cytochrome c oxidase subunit 4 — encoded protein: MRANAILFWILAIFFLLSAAVYTLWSLLDPMHMKVEWVGTVALTLSAILAGFIAFYVGRSHASQGGELPEDRLDANIDDGDPELGHFSPWSWWPVSLAFAAGLVMVGLAVGFWLCFIGVAFALICLVGWTYEYYRGYFAR